The Setaria italica strain Yugu1 chromosome IX, Setaria_italica_v2.0, whole genome shotgun sequence genome has a window encoding:
- the LOC101778643 gene encoding uncharacterized protein LOC101778643 has protein sequence MRSPAAAAAGSGADFPDALPSPTSPASASSHPSPGPGRHYYLAVDRIQFKMRTLLELLGVVADRRGGLPIAICVSSRDELDAVCAAVANLPFVSMSPLYSDQAEAERASILEKFRQETIQWNQTTKATDITESSKPESIGTKLSIIVATDACLPLATMAEAPLMARVLMNYELPTKKEAYLRRMSTCLAADGIVINMVVGGEVATLKALEETSGLLIAEMPIHVSEIL, from the exons ATGAGgtctccggccgccgctgccgctggctCCGGCGCAGATTTTCCCGACGCTCTGCCCTCCCCGACCTCCCCTGCGTCGGCATCATCCCATCCCAG CCCCGGCCCCGGGCGCCACTACTACCTCGCCGTCGACCGCATCCAGTTCAAGATG AGGACACTCTTGGAGCTCCTGGGGGTTGTTGCTGATCGCCGTGGCGGGCTGCCGATTGCGATATGTGTTTCCTCCCGGGATGAGCTCGATGCTGTCTGTGCTGCGGTCGCCAACCTCCCCTTTGTGTCAATGTCACCGCTg TATAGTGATCAGGCTGAAGCAGAGCGTGCATCGATTCTTGAGAAGTTTCGTCAAGAAACAATTCAGTGGAATCAGACTACTAAAGCTACTGATATTACTGAAAGTTCTAAGCCTGAAAGTATTGGCACAAAACTAAGCATTATAGTTGCGACAGATGCTTGCTTGCCACTAGCAACGATGGCAGAGGCACCCCTTATGGCTCGTGTGCTGATGAACTATGAGCTTCCCACAAAGAAG GAAGCTTACTTAAGACGCATGTCAACATGCTTGGCAGCAG ATGGAATTGTAATTAACATGGTTGTTGGTGGTGAGGTGGCTACACTCAAGGCTTTAGAAGAAACCAGTGGTCTGCTCATTGCTGAGATGCCAATACAT GTTTCAGAGATATTATGA
- the LOC101779055 gene encoding probable calcium-binding protein CML8, translating into MASTYKAADEPPASNSSGYRKDKVRRKKLTAQKRKEIKEAFDLFDIDGSGTIDARELNVAMRALGFEMTPEQINQMIAEVDKDGSGTIDFDEFVHMMTDKMGERDARDELFKAFRIIDQDRNGKISDIDIQRLAIETGEHFTIDEVREMIEAADENGDGEIDLEEFMKMMKRTNLVSGF; encoded by the exons ATG GCGAGCACGTACAAAGCAGCCGATGAGCCTCCTGCTTCCAACTCCTCCGGCTACCGGAAAGACAAAGTCCGCCGCAAGAAGCTGACGGCGCAGAAGAGGAAGGAGATCAAAGAGGCGTTCGACCTCTTCGACATCGACGGCTCAG GCACCATCGATGCGAGGGAGCTCAACGTTGCGATGAG AGCCCTGGGATTCGAGATGACACCGGAG CAAATCAACCAGATGATCgcggaggtggacaaggacggCAGCGGCACCATCGACTTCGACGAGTTCGTGCACATGATGACGGACAAGATGGGCGAGCGGGACGCCCGGGACGAGCTCTTCAAGGCCTTCCGCATCATCGACCAGGACCGCAAC GGCAAGATCTCCGACATCGACATCCAGCGGCTGGCCATCGAGACCGGCGAGCACTTCACCATCGACGAGGTCAGGGAGATGATAGAGGCCGCCGACGAGAACG GTGACGGCGAGATCGACCTGGAGGAGttcatgaagatgatgaagcgGACGAACCTCGTGTCTGGGTTTTAA